In a genomic window of Bacteroidota bacterium:
- the hrcA gene encoding heat-inducible transcriptional repressor HrcA produces MQGFELSAREKSILRHIVNQFILTASPVGSRNISKRYDIGLSPATVRNIMADLEDSGYINHPHTSAGRVPTDKGYRLYVDSLMDVPSLDDTTRNSITSEIRKNLVNSEDIYNIASKILGRITDQLACVIYPKIETGVLSRIQLVYLASNKILVVISIVSGLVKTITLELTTNIEEKQIEDVQRLLNEKLAGLRLKDIKTSLAERLKDSEILGNPIISLLYDSADKIFNDFKTDDKVMISGARNLLKHPEFEDPIKFENIVELMEEKDIIIHIFENSSGIFLERASSISGVNIMIGRELPYNQTEDYSIVMKEYKVGENTGAMGIIGPKRMDYARIIAIVDFTAGLLTELLSGNQNNI; encoded by the coding sequence ATGCAAGGATTTGAGCTTTCCGCAAGAGAGAAAAGCATCCTTCGGCATATTGTGAATCAGTTCATTCTTACAGCTTCACCTGTTGGCAGCCGTAACATATCCAAAAGGTATGATATCGGATTGTCACCTGCCACTGTACGGAACATCATGGCTGATCTTGAAGATTCAGGCTATATAAATCATCCGCACACATCCGCAGGAAGAGTCCCCACAGACAAGGGCTACAGGCTTTATGTCGATTCGCTGATGGATGTACCCAGTCTCGATGATACAACCCGTAATTCAATCACTTCAGAGATTAGAAAAAATCTTGTAAACAGTGAAGATATTTATAACATCGCATCAAAGATTCTCGGCAGAATTACAGACCAGCTTGCATGTGTTATCTATCCGAAAATAGAAACCGGTGTCCTGAGTCGAATTCAGCTTGTCTATCTTGCTTCGAACAAAATTCTCGTAGTTATCAGCATCGTTTCCGGGCTCGTGAAAACAATTACCCTGGAACTGACCACAAACATCGAAGAGAAACAAATTGAGGATGTGCAGCGTCTTTTAAACGAAAAACTCGCCGGATTAAGGCTAAAAGACATTAAGACATCGCTGGCAGAAAGGTTGAAAGACTCTGAGATACTCGGTAATCCGATAATTTCACTTCTGTATGATTCTGCTGACAAAATATTTAATGATTTCAAGACGGATGATAAAGTGATGATTTCCGGTGCCAGAAATCTGTTGAAACATCCCGAGTTTGAGGATCCGATCAAGTTTGAGAATATCGTCGAATTGATGGAAGAGAAGGATATAATTATCCATATTTTCGAAAACAGCTCAGGTATTTTCCTCGAAAGAGCCAGTTCGATTAGTGGCGTAAATATCATGATCGGAAGGGAACTTCCATATAATCAGACTGAAGACTACAGTATTGTGATGAAGGAATATAAAGTCGGCGAAAATACAGGCGCTATGGGCATTATTGGCCCAAAAAGAATGGATTATGCCAGAATCATCGCAATAGTCGATTTTACCGCCGGTCTCCTGACTGAACTTCTTTCAGGGAACCAAAACAATATATAA
- a CDS encoding nucleotide exchange factor GrpE → MAFGKKKENKEKMNQTENQENENLELQNESSSTNDNDSAGSLTEAGIINELVEQINNLNAEIEKQKSEIDNLRDILQRRVAEIDNIKRRHREESAKTWTDAEGNLISALLPVIDNFDRAAEFAPKTEDKEKVIQGFILIHDSLAKMLEQKGLKQIPAKGQPFDYNLHNAIGRYANSEVEPDTVLEVVTPGYMYKDTILRHSDVIISEMPEAPTDDSTKSEEEEK, encoded by the coding sequence ATGGCATTTGGAAAGAAAAAAGAAAATAAAGAAAAAATGAACCAGACAGAAAACCAGGAAAATGAAAATTTAGAGCTACAGAATGAATCCAGCTCAACAAACGATAACGATTCAGCGGGTTCCTTGACAGAGGCAGGTATTATCAATGAACTCGTGGAGCAAATAAACAATCTCAATGCAGAAATCGAAAAGCAAAAATCCGAAATCGACAATTTGAGAGATATTCTTCAAAGAAGAGTTGCCGAAATTGACAACATTAAACGCCGTCACCGTGAAGAATCAGCCAAAACCTGGACTGATGCAGAGGGAAATCTTATTTCAGCGCTACTTCCTGTCATTGATAACTTCGACCGTGCAGCAGAGTTCGCACCAAAAACCGAAGACAAAGAGAAGGTAATACAAGGTTTCATTCTTATTCATGATTCCCTTGCAAAAATGCTTGAACAAAAAGGTTTGAAACAGATCCCTGCGAAAGGTCAGCCTTTCGACTATAACCTTCACAATGCCATCGGCAGATATGCCAACAGCGAAGTTGAACCCGATACTGTTCTCGAAGTTGTTACCCCGGGTTACATGTATAAAGATACTATTCTGCGTCACAGCGATGTAATTATCAGTGAAATGCCGGAGGCTCCGACAGATGACTCAACTAAATCAGAGGAAGAAGAAAAGTAA